A single bacterium DNA region contains:
- a CDS encoding tetratricopeptide repeat protein → MNLSIRTRVSCGRLLKTALCGLSLTVVTGTGTAQEKEARAEYRASVKSYINSLDESFAYRYLDNEVMILDLMSTTREEFWYRRDKKIAIPPGTEGLPFARKEMRDSIRLRMNTIKENLEGMKKSNRVLPGYTDQKALNELHMEYQRLYAMDLGMTKIDAMAIRSRLVKSGTPDDIRRMVQHHLKIALRRYKEESYSAAAAELQDIYETYNTVLNEWDDVLYYIGDSYYRMKDFDNAKTWFDKLVSEMTTSPYVERALYTQITMAYIKEDRSAMQKYYGEYLAKAPERPKDDNRYNRAFYLAGLTFFSTSDYTTGIAALRKVSKESRYYWPARYLVAHCYVGLEQYNEALEEFVHVTKIEPNNPRFTVEDQKRLKDLSLLKASFIKFEQTINGQKFNAVFPYMKKIQRSSEYHDAALLIASWASFKDNDIDTARIFADSLVNLYPASDYLFETKTLLGNIKVLDPTLTDRDRELYAVESYNFVAEATEAKYLADQFIAERDSTRKTLMMLEDAKRVARIKNDSASFMRYDELHRQLSDALENNGYNRIREGKSAGFYQTMSVMASKIRVTEAKLREARESGNKEDEEKFGKQLSNQISDFQQIGAENYLEKNRIDASEGSTDQLAALEIETYFQKHKISRTISEMEARNRQQSVLREKIGREKQLVQNQLFQIDDLMKTARERNNQSAMLKLDFERNKLAGLYYRLSDYEVLLLADAPAESYVDLDTWGDFASYGRNNINFVLNSTKSEQIGDIGKAVAQIDKILETRKRNYELRIAEVEREIELKEREIRDKELQEVRREQQTFFQKEYFLDKSSEKPENDPFDYNDVVPEVIVIDTKPIEAPQEQQQEEGAVDEELPPSETVQGDSTVKSAPADSASSTSAPDTQTKEENATADSTSGGGSNGESALLMDGETTQSLRYMIISRTQAVNDVAEKSHRVSVFIRRDEESTHTKKIFKS, encoded by the coding sequence ATGAATTTGAGTATTCGCACCCGCGTATCGTGTGGCCGTTTATTGAAGACCGCGCTCTGCGGACTGAGTTTGACAGTGGTGACCGGTACTGGCACGGCGCAAGAAAAAGAAGCCCGCGCTGAATACCGTGCGAGCGTTAAAAGCTACATAAACAGCCTCGACGAAAGTTTTGCGTATCGTTACCTTGATAACGAGGTGATGATTCTTGACCTGATGTCTACGACGCGTGAAGAGTTTTGGTACCGTCGTGATAAAAAAATTGCAATTCCGCCCGGTACGGAAGGGTTGCCTTTTGCGCGCAAAGAAATGCGTGACTCGATTCGTTTGCGCATGAATACCATCAAAGAGAATCTTGAGGGTATGAAAAAGAGTAATCGCGTTCTTCCCGGATATACCGATCAGAAAGCATTGAATGAGCTCCACATGGAGTATCAGCGTTTGTATGCGATGGATCTTGGTATGACCAAAATAGATGCGATGGCTATTCGCTCCCGATTGGTCAAGAGCGGAACACCCGATGATATACGTCGCATGGTCCAACACCACCTCAAAATTGCACTGCGTCGTTACAAGGAAGAAAGTTACTCGGCCGCAGCTGCGGAGTTGCAGGATATTTATGAGACGTACAATACTGTTCTCAACGAATGGGATGATGTACTTTATTATATCGGTGACAGTTATTACCGGATGAAAGATTTTGATAACGCGAAAACCTGGTTCGATAAATTGGTTTCCGAGATGACCACCTCGCCATACGTAGAACGGGCATTGTACACACAGATTACGATGGCGTACATCAAAGAAGATCGTTCCGCGATGCAAAAGTACTACGGCGAATACCTCGCTAAAGCTCCGGAACGTCCTAAAGATGATAACCGTTACAACCGAGCTTTTTATTTGGCCGGTTTGACATTTTTTTCCACTTCAGATTATACAACCGGGATAGCCGCACTGCGCAAAGTATCCAAAGAATCGCGTTACTATTGGCCGGCGCGTTATTTGGTAGCGCATTGTTACGTCGGATTGGAACAATACAACGAAGCGCTGGAAGAATTTGTTCATGTTACGAAAATCGAACCGAACAATCCGCGCTTTACCGTAGAAGATCAAAAACGCCTGAAAGATCTCTCGTTGCTCAAAGCATCTTTCATCAAGTTCGAGCAAACGATCAACGGACAAAAATTCAACGCCGTATTTCCATACATGAAAAAAATACAGCGCAGTTCAGAATATCATGATGCCGCGCTGTTGATCGCATCTTGGGCTTCATTCAAAGACAACGATATCGATACGGCGCGCATATTCGCGGATTCGTTGGTTAACTTATATCCTGCCAGCGATTATTTATTTGAAACCAAAACACTGTTGGGCAATATCAAAGTGTTGGATCCAACATTGACGGATCGCGATCGCGAGTTATATGCGGTCGAATCATATAATTTTGTCGCGGAGGCTACGGAAGCCAAATATCTCGCGGATCAATTTATTGCCGAACGCGATTCGACACGCAAAACATTGATGATGCTCGAAGACGCAAAACGTGTCGCACGCATCAAAAACGATAGCGCGAGTTTTATGCGCTATGACGAATTGCACCGCCAACTCAGTGATGCCTTGGAAAACAACGGTTATAACCGTATCCGTGAAGGTAAGTCGGCCGGTTTTTATCAGACCATGTCGGTCATGGCCAGTAAGATCCGCGTAACGGAAGCCAAGTTGCGCGAAGCGCGCGAAAGCGGCAATAAAGAAGACGAAGAAAAATTTGGCAAACAGCTTTCGAATCAGATTTCGGATTTTCAACAAATTGGTGCTGAAAACTATTTAGAGAAAAACCGCATAGATGCTTCGGAAGGCTCGACGGATCAGTTAGCCGCGCTTGAAATTGAAACGTATTTTCAGAAACATAAAATTTCGCGAACGATAAGCGAAATGGAAGCACGTAACCGCCAACAGAGTGTTCTGCGTGAAAAAATCGGTCGTGAAAAACAGTTGGTGCAAAATCAACTTTTCCAGATTGATGATCTGATGAAAACAGCGCGTGAGCGGAATAACCAAAGCGCGATGCTTAAACTGGATTTTGAACGTAATAAACTGGCCGGATTATATTACCGATTAAGTGATTACGAAGTTCTGCTTTTAGCCGATGCACCGGCCGAAAGCTACGTTGACTTGGATACCTGGGGTGATTTTGCAAGCTACGGCCGAAATAATATCAACTTCGTACTCAATTCGACGAAATCGGAACAGATCGGCGATATCGGAAAAGCGGTTGCTCAGATTGATAAAATCTTAGAAACACGAAAAAGAAACTATGAGCTCCGTATTGCTGAGGTGGAGCGCGAGATCGAATTGAAGGAACGCGAAATTCGCGATAAAGAACTTCAAGAGGTGCGCCGCGAACAGCAGACATTTTTTCAAAAAGAATACTTCCTCGATAAGTCCAGTGAAAAACCTGAAAACGATCCGTTTGATTATAATGATGTGGTGCCGGAAGTTATCGTAATTGATACCAAACCGATTGAGGCGCCGCAGGAACAGCAACAGGAAGAAGGAGCGGTCGATGAAGAATTGCCTCCTTCGGAAACGGTACAAGGTGACTCGACGGTGAAGTCGGCCCCGGCCGATTCGGCCTCGAGCACATCGGCGCCGGACACTCAAACCAAAGAAGAAAATGCGACGGCCGATTCGACATCCGGCGGCGGTTCTAATGGTGAGTCTGCGCTGTTGATGGATGGCGAAACTACGCAGAGCTTACGGTATATGATCATATCCCGCACCCAAGCTGTGAATGATGTTGCGGAAAAGTCGCACCGCGTGTCGGTTTTTATCCGACGCGATGAGGAATCAACCCATACGAAAAAAATATTTAAATCATAG